One Paraburkholderia sp. IMGN_8 DNA window includes the following coding sequences:
- a CDS encoding dodecin: MSDHVYKQIELTGSSTTSIDDAISTAISKASKTLRNLHWFEVTETRGQIENDKVAYWQVTIKVGLRID; the protein is encoded by the coding sequence ATGTCAGACCACGTCTACAAACAAATTGAACTGACCGGTTCATCGACCACGTCGATCGACGACGCCATCAGCACCGCGATTTCAAAAGCATCGAAGACGCTGCGCAATTTGCACTGGTTCGAGGTGACGGAAACGCGGGGCCAGATCGAAAACGACAAGGTCGCCTACTGGCAGGTCACCATCAAGGTCGGCTTGCGCATCGACTAG